Proteins from a single region of Pseudarthrobacter sp. NIBRBAC000502772:
- a CDS encoding acyl carrier protein: MASNEEILAGLAEIVNEETGLAPEAVELDKSFTEDLDIDSISMMTIVVNAEEKFGVRIPDEEVKNLKTVGDAVSFIAGAQA; this comes from the coding sequence ATGGCTAGCAACGAAGAGATCCTGGCCGGCTTGGCTGAAATCGTCAACGAAGAAACCGGCCTTGCCCCTGAGGCTGTGGAACTGGACAAGTCCTTCACCGAGGACCTGGACATCGACTCCATCTCCATGATGACCATCGTGGTAAACGCCGAAGAGAAGTTCGGCGTGCGTATCCCGGACGAAGAGGTCAAGAACCTCAAGACTGTGGGCGACGCCGTCAGCTTCATCGCAGGCGCACAGGCCTAG